One window of Streptomyces sp. FIT100 genomic DNA carries:
- a CDS encoding glycoside hydrolase family 75 protein: MPSRTKAVAAAGATLLTAAVLPAALLPAPAATAGSASEGSVSARALLDALGSCDRISDGRYRIDEDEDEDVPVCGMRDVVYWKADMDIDCDGWPTDECNSDTDPYFQDETAYVDADGDPLSSEYVPFIVVPGAGGRWDYNDSGIRGGSVAAVVYGDRVVYAVVGDVGPSNIIGEASWATADALGIDPDPQIGGVNSGVTYIVFRDSQVSPIHSHRAAVTLGNRLAREFVGD, from the coding sequence GTGCCCTCTCGTACCAAGGCCGTCGCCGCCGCAGGCGCGACGCTGCTCACCGCCGCCGTACTGCCCGCGGCCCTGCTCCCCGCCCCCGCCGCCACCGCCGGTTCCGCCTCCGAGGGCTCGGTGAGCGCGCGAGCGCTGCTGGACGCGCTGGGCAGCTGCGATCGAATATCGGACGGCCGGTACCGAATAGACGAGGACGAGGACGAGGACGTCCCGGTGTGCGGTATGCGCGATGTCGTGTACTGGAAGGCGGACATGGACATCGACTGCGACGGCTGGCCCACGGACGAGTGCAACAGCGACACGGACCCCTACTTCCAGGACGAGACCGCCTACGTGGACGCCGACGGGGACCCGCTCAGCTCCGAGTACGTGCCGTTCATCGTCGTCCCGGGGGCCGGCGGCCGCTGGGACTACAACGACTCCGGCATCCGCGGCGGCAGCGTCGCGGCCGTCGTCTACGGCGACAGGGTGGTGTACGCGGTCGTCGGGGACGTCGGGCCGAGCAACATCATCGGCGAGGCGTCGTGGGCCACGGCCGACGCGCTCGGCATAGACCCCGACCCGCAGATCGGCGGCGTCAACTCCGGTGTGACGTACATCGTGTTCCGTGACTCCCAGGTCTCCCCGATCCACTCCCACCGGGCCGCCGTCACGCTGGGCAACCGGCTGGCGCGGGAGTTCGTCGGCGACTGA
- a CDS encoding NUDIX domain-containing protein, with the protein MSGKRSAGLLLFRSAGPGVEVLIGHMGGPFWAARDVGAWSIPKGEHDPDEEPEAAAHREFEEELGLPAPAGDRVPLGESRQPGGKLVTVWAVEGDLDPDRVAPGTFRMEWPPRSGVLRDFPEIDRVGWFSLERAAELLVPGQRIFLDRLAHHIQIRGGR; encoded by the coding sequence ATGTCGGGCAAGCGAAGCGCCGGTCTTCTGCTGTTCCGGTCCGCGGGGCCGGGCGTCGAGGTGCTGATCGGGCACATGGGCGGCCCCTTCTGGGCTGCCCGCGACGTGGGCGCGTGGTCGATCCCCAAGGGTGAGCACGACCCCGACGAGGAGCCGGAGGCCGCCGCACACCGGGAGTTCGAGGAGGAGCTCGGACTGCCCGCGCCCGCGGGGGACCGCGTACCGCTGGGCGAGAGCCGCCAGCCGGGCGGGAAGCTCGTGACCGTCTGGGCGGTCGAGGGCGACCTCGATCCGGACCGGGTGGCGCCGGGCACCTTCCGCATGGAGTGGCCCCCGCGCTCAGGTGTGCTGCGCGACTTCCCCGAGATCGACCGCGTGGGCTGGTTCTCCCTGGAGCGCGCGGCCGAGCTGCTCGTCCCCGGCCAGCGGATCTTTCTGGACCGCCTCGCCCATCACATACAGATACGCGGCGGCCGCTGA